Proteins from a genomic interval of Stomatohabitans albus:
- the mgrA gene encoding L-glyceraldehyde 3-phosphate reductase, whose translation MTYLAHPDRYETMPYRQCGQSGLYLPAISLGFWHNFGENRPVETMRAIMRRAFDRGVNHFDLANNYGPPNGAAETAVGAILREDFAAYRDELLISSKAGWRMWPGPYGYGGSRKYLIASCDASLKRLGVEYVDIFYHHRPDPDTPLEETISALDQIVRSGRALYVGISSYSPDLTERASTIAQQMGTPLVIHQPSYSMLNRWIEDGLTDTTTENGMGIIAFSPLAQGLLTSRYLNGIPADSRLASNTSLHADHLNDETVEKIKALNTIAHERGQSLAQMAIAWTLRKSAVTSALIGASSVAQLDENIDAINALVFTEEELERIDAYATESGINLWAEATESKHA comes from the coding sequence ATGACCTATCTTGCACATCCTGATCGGTATGAAACGATGCCATACCGCCAATGCGGCCAAAGCGGGCTGTATCTGCCCGCAATTAGCTTGGGGTTTTGGCACAACTTTGGCGAGAATCGCCCCGTTGAAACGATGCGAGCCATTATGCGGCGTGCCTTTGATCGCGGGGTAAACCATTTTGATCTCGCCAATAATTATGGCCCGCCCAATGGCGCGGCTGAAACGGCAGTCGGGGCAATCTTGCGTGAAGATTTTGCCGCCTATCGTGATGAGTTGCTTATCTCCTCCAAAGCGGGGTGGCGTATGTGGCCTGGACCGTACGGCTATGGCGGGTCACGGAAATATCTCATTGCCAGTTGTGATGCATCCTTAAAGCGCCTTGGCGTTGAATATGTGGATATCTTCTACCACCATCGCCCCGACCCCGATACCCCTCTCGAAGAGACCATCAGTGCCCTTGACCAGATTGTGCGCTCTGGCCGCGCCTTGTATGTCGGTATTTCAAGCTATAGCCCTGACCTCACTGAACGGGCGAGCACGATCGCCCAGCAAATGGGAACGCCTTTGGTCATTCATCAGCCATCCTATTCAATGTTAAATCGTTGGATTGAGGACGGCCTGACGGATACCACCACGGAGAATGGGATGGGCATCATTGCCTTCTCACCACTGGCCCAAGGGTTACTCACTAGCCGGTATCTGAACGGTATCCCTGCTGATAGCCGTTTGGCCTCAAACACGTCACTTCATGCTGACCATTTAAATGATGAAACGGTCGAGAAAATCAAAGCTTTAAATACCATTGCACATGAGCGTGGCCAATCCTTAGCACAGATGGCTATTGCCTGGACCTTACGCAAATCGGCAGTGACAAGTGCGCTCATTGGGGCATCAAGTGTGGCACAACTTGATGAGAATATTGATGCGATCAATGCGTTGGTGTTCACCGAAGAAGAACTTGAACGGATTGACGCATACGCCACTGAATCTGGTATCAACCTCTGGGCTGAGGCA